cccctcctggcCCACGATCCGGTCCACCTTCATCCGGGTGAGTCTCCGCAGGATGTCCTCCAGGTCCACGTCCAGGTAGACCACCACCCCGCCCCTCCTGACGTGCTGCATGGCCTCATCGTGTAGGGGGTTCGATCCCGAGAGGGACACGACACAACCGGAAGCGGACAAGCTGCACAGGAcctgaccctcctcctccaggaacCGCTGCCCCCCCACGGCCAACAGCTTGGCAGCCACGGGCATCTTCCACGTGGTCTCCAAGATGTCGTCATCCACGTCGATGACCGGGACCCCCAGCGTGCGGGCCACGGTCCTCCCCACGGAGGTCTTCCCCGCCCCGGGGGGTCCCATGAGGAGGACGTTCCTGCTGCGGCCCGGAGGACAGACCCGGGTGGAGAGACATCTGAGGACGGGAGCCCGGTGGAGGCTGGCGGCTCGGAGCACCAGAGAAGCCATGGTGGAGTCACATgtgcgaccccccccccccaccagagaagaagaagacaacaaCAAACCCGAGGAGTGCAGGAACTTCCGACAACACATGTGTCACCTCAACGTCACATCCAAAACAACTACGGGCAGCCAGATGGGACAAAACGTACATTCCTCCCAATAAACGGTTTTATGAGCGCTGGTCTTCGTCATATAAACCTTTTCTAAAGTGTTTATTAATCCTCCGTGGATCAGATGCTACATTTGAGGCTTTTATATTGGAATAATAACACGTATACATAATTCTTCATTCGCGAAACCTACAAGTACCACTGGTGCTGTGGTGCATTCAAGTGCGCGTCCGAACCTCGTAAATCGGTGTTTCAAACTTCATTCATCCTTCAACAAATTTTGGATGGATATAAAAAGCTGGATGTGACTTGAAATTGATGACGAGCAAAATCTTAGTCTCTCATATGTTTTATCTTGTGGACAATTTAAGTTCATCGATTTCTGACATGATTAATATATTTCTTTTGATGGCTGAATACCATCTTCTTTGTGGCTACGCTGTCAAGGAAGATAATTTTCCATTATTAGACACAAAATTTCTGCTTTCCTTGAAAATTCCTAAGATATCGTGAACATTTTTTATCTGGATTATCATGATTCAGAAGATCACAATATATGTCATTCGTCGATACATTCATGGCTACTCTAATTTTTATAAATTGCATCAATTAATTCATAGAGATAATAATTATACAGTTTATTCTTAAACAGAACAAAAGagtgggaaataaataaataaagtgtccAACAAAGCTGCCCCAGATCAGGTAAGAGAACTTGTCAATGTCAATCATCTTCATGTGGGAGGAAGACTGGATTGGATTGATCCTCGAACATGGCGATGGCCGTCTCCAGATGggtcatctcctcctccagtcgCTCTTTCCTGGCGAGCATTGAATGGGTGACCATGACGAGCGGTAACAACTGGTAATCCGTGTTCGCCTGATTCCAGATCTTCCTCAGGCCCTGGAGAGAGAGCGACCAGAGAGGGACATGAGTCAGCGGGAAATTAACTCAGCTTGATAATGCATATATTGTATTGTCTCCTGTTATGATGGAAGAAAGTGCAGCAAAGTGTTCACATACCTCCAGGATggatgttctctctgtgtctgacatCTGTTTCCTGGCCTCCTTATCGATCCTTTCTTTCAACTTGGAATACTCCGCCTCAGCCTTCAGCAGATTTTCCTTGTAGCGCTTGAGTAAGTACTTAGGTATTTTTCCATACTCCTGCAGATAGAAAAACAGGCATTAAAAATGCACTGCGGGGGAATTGAAATCACAATCGTCAAATGTCGTCGATCGAGAGAGggatttacttttgttttttgcatgaaactacgtgtacctgtacaacactccgctccttatacacttacttcacatcatatgtgatatgtgttcatataaaccatattgatattatatatcattttatacaataatattgtcttttgcacactctgtctacatattcttagactcgtagtatattatattacctattgtatagtcaaatacttatattcatattcatacctctactatatatcatatcatactctgtatattcttgtttacataagtctatatacacatatttatacatgtgtacatgttataattactattattatatcaccattactattattattatatatactgttgctgccattaccatatactgcttttatattggtataattactatcatatataaatatatattatgttatattatatactatataaactgtactattcttatatactgtctaacaataacatcatatcatcagtacttttaccatcatcttgccactgcaccttatctacctattttattgtattttatcttgtgcttctgtttttttattctttctatctcaatattttttaattttattctattgtattgtattttattgtattcaaatataccggctgctatgacgacttaatttcccttcggggatgaataaagttatctatctatctatctatctatctatctatctatctatctatctatctatctatctatctatctatctatctatctatctatctatctatctatctatctatctctttatagatctatctatctatctatctatctatctatctatctatctatctatctatctatctatctatctatctatctataatatCAGTTGGAATTAAAGGCTAGAccaacttttcttttgtgtggGGAAATACCTTCTTATCGCAGAAGACGGGGACAAACCCAGACGTCTTGAGGATCTCCCTGTGCCCCTTGATGTCCACGAAGGCCGGCACAGGCTCCACCATAGTCAGACTGTCCATGGTTTTTAAAAAGTCCCTCTTTGGTCTCGGTTTTATAGGCTTGCGATCTGCTTGCAGGGGAACGGGTGGTTTCCTCGCTCTGGAGAGCCGAACAAACTCTGAGAAGAAATGAAGGAGAGATTCAGAGGAGTACAACACACAATCCTGCTCAAATAAGCACCTGTGTCATCGGCAGGAGAACTCACTCTCAGGAGTTTGGGGAATAATCGTGGGCGTCTTGAGGAACTTGACATGGCGCACCTCCACTTTCACCGGTCCCATCGTTCGCATTGGCATCTTGTTTGCTTTGTTCTCTTCCAGGACTGTTGGTCGAAAAATGGAGACATACCTTGAcgggagcagaggaggatggtgaatttattaaaaagatatCATTTGTAGATATCATTTCAGAtgttaatgaatgaaatgaaacagaaatgttGATTAATCTCGTCATCTTCCACCATAAATTGGATTGTTGTACAGCTCACTACTTGTGGTCTAACGAGACATACCTCTCCGGTTTTTCTGTAATAGCATCAACCACTGGCTTTGGTAAATGGTTGTACATAGACTCTGGATGCACAGGGGGTAACTTGGGTTCCATCATCTTGAGGATATTACAGTGGTGTAGAGGCAAGTCCATAGCATAGTAGTTGCCTGTACACGGCTTGCGTTTATACACAACAGCTGGAGGCTTTTTTTTAGCCACGGCGGCTTCGTCAGACATGTTGATTTTAGGACGTGGTGGATTTCCAAGTGGTGAATGGGATTGACCGACTTTTGGAAATTGAAATTTTCCAACTGTTGCTTTTGTAAGAAATTCTACTCTGTTCCCGCAGCAAGGAACAGAGTagaatttcctttttatttaaagacgCAGGCAAACAAAGGGAACAGGGGCAAATCCTCCTATGTTATGTATGAGGATTTTAGCCTCACATCAAAGGCAATTGGATTGTATAGGATCCCGCAAATAAaccgaacaaagaagaagaagatcatAGGCATTAATGGATTCTTAGGAATTTATTAGGATGACAACAAGTAGCCAATATGAAGGCTGCATGAAAGTTACTTGTCGCCTGGTAACATCATCACTTCCTGGTCACGTGGCTTTACATCTGACCcaagactgactcacgattggtcaagCATGTGTTTTAACGTGCCCACGATGTCCCATCGCCACTTCCTGACTGACGAAGAACAGCCTCCGGTTTCAAAAGCACCAAAAGGCCGCTTTCAAATCTGGCATACTGTGGTTTCGTTTCTGGAAGACCGGTGTAGACGTGTCTTCACTTGGTTTGAATATGGAGTCGAGGATTTATCCGACATGCTTCAGGCATGACACCTCAAGGTCGATTGGCCGCAGAGGTCAGGTCATGAAAACACCAGCCTCTTCATTTAAGATATAAAACAGCTATGGCACTGGCTAACACCTGGAATGAATAAAGTGAGGAATTGACTTCAGGTTTTTGCATGACTCTTCAAAAACAGCGTCTTGTTGGACGGTGTATTTTGGCAAAGAAACATCCAAAAGGATCTGATTTATATTTCTCTGCATGTGGTCACATTCCCGGTCTCCTCTGGCAGCTCAGGATTCATCATCTTCCAGAATTAGCTTTCACGTGAAGCTCGAAGAACAGCATGAATCTAATTacagagattttctttttttgtttgttgttagaATGACCAAACCCAAAGGACTTCGACGGAGCTCCACGAGAGTTATTCAAATAACTGTATTAATCTGAGGAAGAGAAATCGCATGCAGCAGCTCACCACCCAGATCAACGGATACAAATACAAAGCAGTAATACAGACGACTGCTTTGCTGCCATGTTGTTTATTCACATCAAAATGTAACAAAAGGAGCACAGGATCAATTTATATCTTTTAAAGTTGATGGTTATACTTCTTGAATCCCAGTGGTTGAGAATAAAATGTTCCTTGTCCTTCTCTCATGGCTGACTgttatttgtgcatgtgtttaaagAGTATTGGAGAATATTCACTGCACAGatgtgaattaaaataaaaaaccttgaATCCTGACATACGCATTATTAAGTTGAGTTTATTGTGAGTCCACTATCGTTGGCCTGAAGACGATGAAGAGGGCAAATGCTGCAAAATGAGCACCAGGTCTGCTTGTTCGTCACCAACACAACAAaaccaattaaaagaaaaagcctCAATTAACGACAGAAACCACCGGAGGACGACAATGACCTCTGTGAGAAATTCATGTGCAGAGTTTTAAATtccagtttcctcccacagtcccaagcggaaaaaagaaaagctaggaaaaagaaatgttcaaataaGACATGTTGTCCAAACTGTTTTGATGAATTGAATACTGGCTGGATGAAAATCAAAGTAACCAAATTTGTTTGCTGCCACCAACTTTTCAGGGAGCCAAGTATTTGTCATCGATTAGCTTCGTCCTCCCCCCCCGCTGGCTTGTGATGCAGCCACATGCCAGCATCACATGAATCTGATTATCCTTGTAATTCTGCACCACTCAAACAGAGCTGTCTTCTTCACCACTCCAGTGTGACCAGGGCCCATGAGGCTGCCCTGCACTTCTCCTCCCAACTTTCCAGCTTCTTTTTGTCCCCCTGTGTTGTGGATGGTCgctgaaaaggaggaaaaacaaaacggTAAGAAATGCTTTGGTTCTCACAGTAGAAATGTTGGGCAGCAGGTCGTTGTATCCAGAGATTTCTAGTGAATCATTTGAGTTCCTGAGCTCCAGGACATGCTCCTCCCTGAGGGAATCTGAAGCCTTCACCCAATGTCGTCTTACTTCATGTTCTGCCCTTTTTCTTGCAGAGTAGAAAATGGAAAGGCCTCAACTTTAGTTCCGGTTTATGTTGTGTATTCTACTGACGGTCTCCACAACCTGAATAACCACAAACCCAGCTCACTTCCATTGCTTTCCCTGTGTCAACGCAGCTGCAGGAATGGAAAGAGGAATTGTGGTACGTTCAACACAAAGCCCAAATTCATCCAAAACTATAATTCAGCAAGTATGGTCGCGTCTTAATAATTTGTGGCTACAAAAATTCTTCAGCCATTATACAAGTAGCTGTTGTACGAGGATAACGTACAAGCTGTTGTCTCATATCCTTATTACTACAAACAATGAAAGTGTTGTAATATTCTGTTAATGCACTTATTCAATTTAAGCCAAACTAGAGCAAGAAGTTGCCGAAttagtttgcatgtttttttaagtattGAAACTAAATGTCCAAAACTATACCTTGCACTTGAAAAAGAGAACTACTCTACTTGGTAACACACAAAAGAATCAAGTGAAACTTTTTGTGTTACCAGtatttttaacaactttttTTCCTGTGAAATTCCCGACCATAGAAATCCTTGAGCCCTTTCCGtggttaaaaacacaactttatagTATTTGTCTGTTCCCTGTGAAATAACACGTTTTAACATCCTGACCTCACATGTAGATAAAAGACGACTGGGCCGGGCACAGTCTGGACCTGTTCACCTACCCACAGCACTACCACGAGGACATCGAGAGCATCTACATCCCACACGGGGTCATCATGAACAGGTAAAAACCAGTGGTGGggagtaacaaagtagaaatacttcgttactgtacttaagtagattttccctatatctgtactttacttgagtatttattttcctgacgactttttacttttacttgttacatttgaacaaaaatatgtgtactttctacttcttacaatgtcaaactggcttgttacttgagcagcggaggttggcgcaacacgcacctctctctctctctctctctctctctctctctctctctctctctctctctctcttctagggttcaacatttgtaaaattataaattatatacattatattcatattgttgttataatttttcagtcagttaagataaatcttgaggagaaacattttgggttgttttgtgtctgtataggactactataaaaagcactttgcatttttaattttggtacttgtacttttacttttgatacttaagtacatttcaacaccagatacttttgaaacttgagtacttttaatatgagctactttaagacttttacttaagtcattttctgacgggtgacttctacttttaccgaagtcactttcaggtaagatatatgtacttttactcaagtatggctttcaagtactttatacaccactggtcaaaacacacattcaaggAAAGGGAGAGTTCTTCATCATTTCCTCAGGTCATCGATGTAACGTCTCCCACAGGGTGGAGCGTCTGGCCCACTATATCAAGGACGACTTCGGGGACGGCAACATAATGGTGCTGTGCGTCCTGAAGGGAGGATACAAGTTCTGTGTCGATCTGGTGGAGTTCCTCAAAATTCTTGGCCGCAACTCGAACAAGTACATGGAGACCCGGGTGGAGTTTATCCGTCTGAAGAGCTACCTGGTAGGAGAAGTGCATGATGCATGAAAACAAGTCACAGCAGAAGTCACACATTTTCCTCAAGTGGCAAATCTCTGTAAACAACTCCCTCATATCCTGAAACACTGCATGGAAACATCTTGTTTTCTTatagataagataaaataagatacgACTTTAATAATCCCTTTAACTCCTGTGCAAGCTTGATCCAGGACAATATTATATAATAGAGTATTAAGAAAATGGTCTTGCTTGTtaaagatatataaataaaccagcaaagaaaaatgacagatttattttattctgctgtctaataaatctataaaataataaaccccAGAAACatttcagtatttatttagttgttttctgTCTATGATAAACGTGTTGTAAGGACCAGTCGATATCACTTTAACAACAACTTTAAAGATGGATTAGTTGCTTAAGATTCTGAGCTGGAATACATTctcataaataatatataacaacATATAaattacatcttttttttatatatatattctttttattggtttttaaccgttttatagaacaaacattagaaaaacaaaacagacaacaaaaaaaacaaaacaacaaaaaaagtcccaccccaaactaacaatgagcactgcaatatatatccttacacatatatatacatatatatatacatacatacacatatacatccatgtatacacaaacatacacaatcagcaggatgacaggagacaggcaagggaatagcgtgtataaaataaaaagaatgaaacaaaattaaaagaataaaaaagcagtcaggcctccccttccagaaaaagatTATGAGTTATGGTATGAGAATTCACCTTAATCAATAATACTCCTGTTACAGTCCTACATTTGTGCACCAAAGTAAATCTGACCATCTCTTCTGTATCTCAGGGATGTATGTTTAGGCCCGGCCACCAGAGGTCACTGTTGTTCATGCTAAGTGAAGAATCACCACACTCAGGACACTTCTCAGCTCAGGTCAAGAAAACAGCATCTGACACCGTCTAACACCTGGAATGTGTAAACTGAGGAGTTGACTGCAGGGATGATGTTCACCGTCGTATAATTCTGCATCACTCTTCCACACCGTCACTTATTAGACGGTTTGTTTTGGCAGAGACACGTCCAACAGGATCTGATTTATATTTCTCTGCATGTGGTCACATTCCTGCTCTGCTCATGCAGCTCAGGGGAAGAGTCACCATTCAAATTTATCTATAATTGAATTTAAGTAGCTGCGAGAACAGCATGAATTTAATTATggagagtttaaaaaaagaattacataaaaattcagtaaaaatacagtcgcaaagaaaaaaaacactgaccaTGTAATTTGAGAAATGTAAGAATGACCAtccataaaaataatgaaacctAGAATGACTGATGACGCAGTGAGTCTCATGGGTCACGAtggagtcatgtgacctgcCCATGTGACCTGCCCCCGGGACGGGGATCTTGTCCCTGTCACAGCTTCTcttgtgtctgttgttgtgtattttaagGATagaacatgtattttctgaagaAAGTGTGGTGGGATTGCTGCTTTCGACAAACTTTGAATAACATTAAAATTTCAATATTGtttctattattatatattacgCTTGCACAACAATTCCATCACATTATACATTCACAGCCGTTGCAAAACCAGTGTCCCTTTGTGCATTTGTCTTGCATTAATGCAAAGTAAAGCCAAGTTATTGAGAAACACTACGGTCGGATACAGTTTGTCCTTAAGAAAACATATGTTCCTCCGTTTCCCAACCAGCAACCTGGCAGACGCTGTTATTGTCGATTACAGGGGATGAAAAGCAACCGTGCAGTAAAGAGTTACAACATCTCTATatgatgttgttgttgcttaagatgacattcttcttcttcttcttctgcttcttcttcttcccagaatgACCAATCCACAGAGGACCTGCACATCATAGGAAGCAGAGATCTGTCTTTCCTGCGTGGAAAGGTGCGTGTAAATTACAGCTAAACACGTCAACACGGCCCTAACCCAAGAATGTTACAGTGATCCTGAGAGCTCGAAGCTCCACAACTTAAGAAAACCCATGTGAATATACACAACTTAtacaacacaagcaaatactCAGAATCAAATActcacaactagggttgcaaaggggtggaaagtttccggtaaatttccggaaactttccggaaactttccacgggaatattaagcacgggaattttgggaattttgaaaaaaaaaaaaactatgcaaattaaacgctgagcaataaaaacatcattcaaaactctattttaaagatgtatgaaacgttgagtttcaaccctccactgtgcattcttccatcacaagcacagataactcccagcatgcttcactctacagcagggctactgaggcctgattgaggattgttcatctgttcatctagcctatttccattataatgtatccatcaattgtaaaatatttttacagactattccaattgtttggctaactatttatatctctggcattgcattagtgtttttttacaaacttttttctcatcttattctacagaacaatgccacgtgcactctctcatgtgtgaaacatttcaccccatccaatgtagaaggaaaggctgtgtacatttgcaaatactgtgcaaagacctatgttaagaatgacgcaatgatgcagaagcatatagtcaagtgcccaaagtttcctttagggctcaaatcagcctatgacacaacaaaatgtttatatttatgtctgtatatgacaaggtaaatacagttagtataaattacccacaacatttccagtttattcccattaattcccgttaattcccgttaattcccgtatattcccgttaattccagtatattcccgttaattcccatggaaagtttccaactttgaaaattcccggaattttgcaaccctactcacaaCACATCCAATACTCTCAACGCAACCAATActcacaaccaaatactcacaacaaaACCAATActcacaaccaaatactcacaaccaAATACCACAAAACAATCAAATGCTCACAACAGGAGTATTTGATTGGGTTGTGAGTATTTGATTGGAGCATTTGATTGTGTTGGGAGTATTTGATTGTGAGTATTGACTGACTGTTGACCTCTCATGACCACAGCAGAATAAACCTTATCTGAGTTTTCCTCTAAGAATATATTGAATTTACAACTAATTCAAGGACAGGAAATGACCTTTATCTGATCGTATAACTCTCTTAAATATGTTTGTACAGCCCAACACTTGCCcttaaagcaacacacacattccgATATTTCAACATTAAGAGGAGTTTTGGACCAATCATCGTCTCTGTGTGCATCTCACAGGAGTGTGACTTTGTTAAAGTGGTTTGCCCTTCGCCGGCGTCGCCATGCATCAGACACATCAGGAAAACAAATGTTCCCACGAGGCAGATTTACTGAGTGTTCATCCCTGTCGGGCTCTGGAGGGGAGGACAGCGGCATCGTGTGGAGTCATCCCTCCTCACTGCATCCTCCTCCGAGATAGGAGAAGAACTTCACTTCGGCTGATTTAATGCCCACACGCACTCGCTTTAAAAACAGGCTAATGTGGAATTCTCTTAAGTGAAACGGTTGGAGAGAAAAAGCTGAGGCTGgaacagaaaacatgaatcacTCCAGTTCGTCTGCGTCACTCAGGTCGACGCTCCCGTCACGATGTCTCACTCTGATGGAAATATTGAACACGAACCTCCCACTTAGTCCCTTATAATATCACAGAACTCTTTATTAGTCACCTGAGCTCTGTGGGGCCTGATGAGGCTGAGTCATACGAGCGCAGCACAACAAAGGGAGAAGCAGCGACAGCAAAGAGAAAGTCAATGTTAACGTGAAGCTGACGTGAGCTCCTGTAGTTTCCACGATGTTGAATCAAACAGCTCCAGTGTCTTTAGCCCGAGGTGTATTCAGCAAATCTGagaagtttgatttaaaatctAGCTCAAACATGGTGTGTGTGACCTGAAGACACAATCAGAGGCTTTGGCACGTGGATAAAATACTGGCTGCTAAACCATTTGTCTTATCATTTCACTTTAAACGATTTTTAGATACGCTAGCTCAGCTCAGTCTGTCCAACGGCTCGTCGACATGTAGCTGTGGAATGTTGTAGCGGCATTCATGGTACCCAGATGATCTATTACATTGTTTTAATGTGGCGCCACCATGAGGTTAATATTTTAGCTTTTGAGTGATTTATCTTAGATGTAAAAGATAGCGCAAATAAGCAAATGTAAGCATGCTAGgatgtttttaatgtattttttgtcttttatctatttatccagcaaataaatagatagatagatagatagatagatagatagatagatagatagatagatagatagatagatagatagatagatagatagatagatagatagatagatagatagatagatagatagatagatagatggatggatggatggatggatgggtgggtgggtgggtgggtgggtgggtgggtgggtgggtgggtgggtgggtgggtggatggatggatggatggatggatggatagatagatagatagatagatagatagatagatagatagatagatagatagatagatagatagatagatagatagatagatagatagatagatagatagatagatagatagatagatagatagatagatagatagatagatagatagatagatagatagatagatagatagatagatagaaagatagaaagatagaaagatggacggacggacggacggacggacggacggacggacggacggacggacggacggacggacggacggacggacagacagacagacagacagacagacagacagacagacagacagacagacagacagacagacagatagacagatggtagatagatagatagatggatggatggatggatggatggatggatagatagatagatagatagatagatagatagatagatagatagatagatagatagatagatagatagatagatagatagatagatagatagatagatagatagatagatagatagatagatagatagatagatagatagatagatagatagatagatagatagatagatagatagatagatagatagatagatagatagatagatagatagatagatagatagatagatagatagatagatagatagatagatagatagatagatagatagatagatagatagatagatagatagatagatagatagatagataaacaggAATTTGagtttgtgaatttaaatgccGTTTCGTAACATTTGGGGATTTGGCAGAAGTAAAAACTCTCTGAAGATGAGGTACAGAAAAGACATAAAAGTCTTAATCTAATAATCCCTCGAGAGTCGAAAACTAAAAATCCCAAACAATGATGCAGAGCAGAATCAAACATCTGCCAAG
The genomic region above belongs to Limanda limanda chromosome 20, fLimLim1.1, whole genome shotgun sequence and contains:
- the LOC133027227 gene encoding enkurin-like — its product is MSDEAAVAKKKPPAVVYKRKPCTGNYYAMDLPLHHCNILKMMEPKLPPVHPESMYNHLPKPVVDAITEKPERYVSIFRPTVLEENKANKMPMRTMGPVKVEVRHVKFLKTPTIIPQTPEKFVRLSRARKPPVPLQADRKPIKPRPKRDFLKTMDSLTMVEPVPAFVDIKGHREILKTSGFVPVFCDKKEYGKIPKYLLKRYKENLLKAEAEYSKLKERIDKEARKQMSDTERTSILEGLRKIWNQANTDYQLLPLVMVTHSMLARKERLEEEMTHLETAIAMFEDQSNPVFLPHEDD
- the prtfdc1a gene encoding phosphoribosyltransferase domain-containing protein 1 is translated as MERGIVIKDDWAGHSLDLFTYPQHYHEDIESIYIPHGVIMNRVERLAHYIKDDFGDGNIMVLCVLKGGYKFCVDLVEFLKILGRNSNKYMETRVEFIRLKSYLNDQSTEDLHIIGSRDLSFLRGKCVLIVEAIVDTGKTMKALLKHVETFEPKMVKVAGLLVKRVPNMPEHLTDYVGFEIPNRFVVGYALDYNEYFRDLNHICVISKTGKMKYKV